The window GCGTGCCGCAGTCGGTGCTGAACATTATTGAAGGCTGTGGGCACCTGGCACCATCGGAGTGCTCTGTACCGGTGATTGAGAGTACGGTGGAGTTTTTGCGGGCTGTGCCTCCGATGCGTGGTGGTGAGAGGATGATTCCCGCGGGCTTGTAGGAGTGTCCTGCCGGACGGGCCCACTGCGCGTGGTGCGGTCACTTCGTGACTTTTATACTTTGTGTTGTTGGCCAAGTTTCTAGTCGGGTTGCCACTGGTACGCGTCGGGCTGGGGCAGGCCGATGTGGGCGAGGACGCGGTTCACGAAGTTGCGAGCCATCTCTTGGGTGCTTTGCGGGTGGTTGTAGAGGGTGGGGATGGCGGGAAAGATGGTGGCTCCCGCGTCTGAGGCCAACTGCATGTTGCGGATGTGGATGCGATTGAAGGGCGTTTCGCGGATGCAGAGGATGAGGGGGCGGTTTTCCTTGAGGCAGACGTCGGCGGCGCGTTGGATAAGGTTTTGCGCCAGGCCGTTTGCGATCGACGCGAGGGTGCCCATGGAGCAGGGAAGTACGATCATGGCGTCGGTGGGGTAGCTGCCGCTGGCGATGTTGGCGCCGATGTCGGCTTCGGCGTGTTGCTGGAGCTTGGCACAGGGCCCGCCGAGGAGTTTTTCGGCGAGGTTGTTGCGGCCGCTTAGGTTTAGCTCTTCGGCGAAGACGCGGAGGGCGCTGTCGGAGGCTACGAAGTTGATTTTGGTGATGCGGGCGTCGGCGGCGAGGGCGCGCAGGATCTCGGCGGCGTAGATACTGCCGCTGGCTCCGGTTACGGCTAACGTGATGTTGCTGGGTTGAGGCACGGGTTGATTATCTCCGATGTGAAACACGTCATGGTGGGGGGTGCCCCCGGGGGTGGGTGGTTCTAAGTTCAATTATTGCTGCAGATAGCAAAACAGCTCTTTGTAAATATGACTTAATAAAAGGGTTACGGGTAAATATTTCTTAAGAAACGAGTTATCGGTAAATATCTCTCAGTAAAGAGGTTACGTTCGCGAAGTTTTCTGCAAGACGAAGGCCCAGCTTTGGCTGGGCCGTTCTTTTCTAGTCTGTTTTAAGTGTAGTGGATCGGGATTAACTCATGCGCCAAGTTTCGGGCGTTTATTTTTTAGGGCTATGCCTTTTGCTTTCATGTGTTTGCGAGATCAAAATAAATTCTATTGATGCGCTCAGGGCTTGACAGAATTTTGCGCGGGGCGAAGGGCGTAGGCGATCAGGGTTTGGCCGTGGAGGTTGTGGGTGGTGTTGAAGGCTTCGTTGCTGGCTTCTTCTTGTGCGGGGATGGTGGGGTCTAGTTCGCAGGCGGTGATCTCGTCGGTGGTGGCGTGGATGAAGCAGAGCTCGCAGGTGGCGAGGTTGACTTCTCCGTTGTCGCCTTCGCTGCGCATGGGTGGGCCGAAGGTGCGACAGAGGATGGGGCGGTGCTCGTAGAGGTCGCAGGTGCCGGTGGTGAGGTCGAGGACGGGGCAGGGTTCGTCGTTGGCGAACTCTTCGAAGAGGATGGCGGCTTCGTGGTCTTCGTTGAGGATGCCGGTGGTGAGGTTGCCGGGGAACCATGGGTCGAGGCGGGTGAGGGATTCGACTACTCTTGCGTGGATGCGTGCGGCGCGTTGTGGGTCGGTTGTTTCGAGGATGGCGAGGCCTTCGTGGAGGCGGGCTCCATCTTCGTGGGCGATGGGGAAGACGCCGATGCAGCAT is drawn from Edaphobacter lichenicola and contains these coding sequences:
- a CDS encoding UbiX family flavin prenyltransferase encodes the protein MPQPSNITLAVTGASGSIYAAEILRALAADARITKINFVASDSALRVFAEELNLSGRNNLAEKLLGGPCAKLQQHAEADIGANIASGSYPTDAMIVLPCSMGTLASIANGLAQNLIQRAADVCLKENRPLILCIRETPFNRIHIRNMQLASDAGATIFPAIPTLYNHPQSTQEMARNFVNRVLAHIGLPQPDAYQWQPD
- a CDS encoding YkgJ family cysteine cluster protein, with amino-acid sequence MTQTLVQIVDIAVADAYKRGGHHLVCHPGCSQCCIGVFPIAHEDGARLHEGLAILETTDPQRAARIHARVVESLTRLDPWFPGNLTTGILNEDHEAAILFEEFANDEPCPVLDLTTGTCDLYEHRPILCRTFGPPMRSEGDNGEVNLATCELCFIHATTDEITACELDPTIPAQEEASNEAFNTTHNLHGQTLIAYALRPAQNSVKP